The following DNA comes from Crateriforma spongiae.
GAATCATCAGTGCCGTCGTTCTTGGTCTTCCGGGCCCCGTCGCGTGAGAAAGTCAAAGTCCGGCATCGAGCAAGGACGATCCGTGACCGTGGGGTGATTCAGTGGTAAATGTGATTGGAGGGATAAAGTAGGCGATGAGTGATTTGCACACAGCATTTTCTAATTTAACGAATGAGATCCAAATCCAAGACGATGGCACGATCAGCAAGACGTTGTGCCAGGATTCGCATCTGAAGGTTGTCCTGTTCGGCTTCGATACAGGACAGGAATTGTCGGAACACACCGCATCGGTTCCCGCCATCATGCATTTCATCGATGGGGAAGCGGAAGTTACCGTCGGCAATGAACGATCGGTGGCGTCGGCGAACAGTTTCTACCGAATGGATGCAAACGTGCCGCACAGCATCACGGCAACGAAACCGACCAAGATGCTGTTGTTGCTGCTGAAAGCCGCCAAACCGACAGACTGATCGGCGGTCGACCGTTTGCCCGCGGGATCACCGGTCGGCACCTGATCCGAATCACAAGATGGGGCTGAATAAACGGGCGATGGCGGTACCCAGACGCGACGTCCAAGGGCGCGTGATTTGCGCGCGATCTTCCGGACCGTGGCATTGTTTCAGATCGTTGACCAACATCCGGTGCACGTCTCGGACAAAGTCGGCTTGTTCAATCGCAACCATCAGTTCGAAGTTCAGGTGCAGCGATCGATTGTCCAGGTTGGTCGATCCGATCAAAACCAAGTCGTCGTCGATCAAGACGCATTTTTGATGCAGCAATCCGTCCTTGTATCGATAGACCGGAATCTTCATCTCGGCCAATTCGTGTTCGTAATAGAAACCGGCCAGATACACCGCCCAGTGATCGGCAACCGCGGGAATCAGAATCTTGACGTCGACGCCGCGAGCCTTGGCGGACGCAAGGGCAACCATCACGGCTTCATCGGGAACCAGGTACGGTGTGCTGATCCATAATCGTGACTTGGCGATTGACGCGGCCGCAGCGAACATCATCGACGCACGCGGTAGGTGATCAGCGGGGCCGGTTGCACATACCGCGGCCAGACCACGTTTGCCCTGCTGGCCATTGTCCCTGCGATTCGGTGGGGCATCGTCGTTGGATGTGGGCCCCCAGTTGGCTTCCGCCAAATCAAGTCCTGCCGCCCAGTAGTAGTCGCCCGCAAACACGGCCTGGACTTTCCTGGCCAGTGGTCCGACAACGGCGACGGCGGTGTCCCGCCAGCCATCGATCCAATTGGCCACCCCACGGTATTCATCGCCGATGTTCAGGCCGCCGATAATCGCCGATGTTCCGTCCACGACGACCAGTTTTCGATGATTGCGAAAGTTGATTTGAAATCGGTTCGCCGGCCCCTGACGTGTGTTGAACGATCGAACGTCAACCCCGCCGTCTTTCAATCGATTCAGGTAGCGTCGACGCAATCCCGCACACCCGACTTCGTCGTACAGCAACCGAACCTTGCGTCCCGCTTTGGCTTGCCGAATCAAGGCTTCGGCAAAGCGTCCCCCGCATTCGTCGTCGCGGATGATATAGAAGCAGCAATAGACGTAATCGGTGGCGGAATCAATCTGCTGTTCGACCGCGTCGAAGAAAGCATCACCGTCGATCAATAGTTCGAAGCGATTGTCGGCACTGATCGGCGTGTCCAGCACATCGGCGACATGGTCCAGCGGTGTTTGCAGCGCCGTGCTTCGTGTGTTTGATTCGGTCGCCAGTTCACGTCGAACGGCATCGACGGATTCACGATGACGTTGGCCGACGCGACGAATGGCTTCTCGATAACCTGAAAATCGATTGCGAGCGAATACCCAGTACAGCGGGATCGTCAGCACCGGCACAGTCAACAGGCCGACAACCCAGGCCACCGTGGCTTGCGACGTTCGAACGTACCGCAGCGCATGGCAGGCTGTTGCGATCCCCACCGCTTCGATCACCAGCAACAGAACCGGTGCGGCAACCAACCACCACTGCGGCCCTTCGGTTGTGATCCAGTTGTTCGGAAATAGACCGCCGCCATCGGCCAATATCATCGGCACTAACCCCGCATCGAACGGAACGTCGCCAACGCCCACTGGGGCGATGACTTGGATGCGTCAACGATACTGGCTCGGGTCGTTCAGCGGCAACATGACGCCGATGTGGACCGGCGTGGCAACTTCGCGTTGGATTGTTTCGGGCGACGAGGCTTGGATGCCGGAATCAGCCGTTTTCCAACACCCACTGGGTTGCTTCGCGAGTCAATGATGCCATGTCTCGCAGGTCGACTTTTTCTTTGATGCGTGCCCGATAGGTTTCCACCGTCTTGGGACTCAAGTTCATCGTCTTGGCGATGTCCTTGGTCGTCAAACCTTGGCCGATCAATCGGAATGTTTCCAATTCGCGATCCGAAAGGTTTTCCACCGGCGACTGTGCCACGGCGTCTTTGCCCATCACGGCACGCTGCAACATTTTGGCCGACAGTTCACGACTGATGTACAGTTCACCGCTGATCACGGTTCGAATTGCTTCGATAATCTTGT
Coding sequences within:
- a CDS encoding cupin domain-containing protein, which encodes MSDLHTAFSNLTNEIQIQDDGTISKTLCQDSHLKVVLFGFDTGQELSEHTASVPAIMHFIDGEAEVTVGNERSVASANSFYRMDANVPHSITATKPTKMLLLLLKAAKPTD
- the cls gene encoding cardiolipin synthase — encoded protein: MILADGGGLFPNNWITTEGPQWWLVAAPVLLLVIEAVGIATACHALRYVRTSQATVAWVVGLLTVPVLTIPLYWVFARNRFSGYREAIRRVGQRHRESVDAVRRELATESNTRSTALQTPLDHVADVLDTPISADNRFELLIDGDAFFDAVEQQIDSATDYVYCCFYIIRDDECGGRFAEALIRQAKAGRKVRLLYDEVGCAGLRRRYLNRLKDGGVDVRSFNTRQGPANRFQINFRNHRKLVVVDGTSAIIGGLNIGDEYRGVANWIDGWRDTAVAVVGPLARKVQAVFAGDYYWAAGLDLAEANWGPTSNDDAPPNRRDNGQQGKRGLAAVCATGPADHLPRASMMFAAAASIAKSRLWISTPYLVPDEAVMVALASAKARGVDVKILIPAVADHWAVYLAGFYYEHELAEMKIPVYRYKDGLLHQKCVLIDDDLVLIGSTNLDNRSLHLNFELMVAIEQADFVRDVHRMLVNDLKQCHGPEDRAQITRPWTSRLGTAIARLFSPIL